The Branchiostoma lanceolatum isolate klBraLanc5 chromosome 1, klBraLanc5.hap2, whole genome shotgun sequence genomic sequence GACATTTGGGGACAAGGGTTACACCATTTAGTTTACTTTTTTGGCTATTCTATAATATACCAGAAGCACAATATTCATAACAtaatgtagaaaagaaaatatcGATGATTTAAGATTACTATTGACTGTAGTATCTAAGTTAAGGCGAGCAAATTTAAGTCCCTGGCTCAGTATTTAGGCAGATCGCAAATATTCCCCTGAGGCAGGGCAGATGCAGTTTGATATCCTAGCActactgtccaagcagatgacgggttccggcaggtttttacGTGTCTttaggctactctccaagcagatggggaTCCAGTggttacatgtagatactgcAACTCCCAGTCTGTGCTTATTCATTCCAACGAGTAGACAAATTGTCAACAATATATAACATTTAACCATCAAAACCAGGTGACTTGCCTTAAGCTAACTGTTTCGTCCTTGCCAACACACATCAACGAGTAGTTTTAATGTCATTCAGACAATAGACAATTTTCTGACTTGCGGAACAACTAGTGCTAGGATACTCACCAAGCAGAGGACGGGTCCCGGCAcgttttttacttgtttttaagCGTttgtgtcgggctttctactttttcatttttttggtctttataaagagacacacacaagaatgaaaaagtagaaagcccgacacaaACGcttaaaaacaagtaaaaaactTGTcggaacccgtcctctgcttgaagagtatccTAGCACTATGTGGTCCGACAAGTCAGATAATTGTCTATTGTCTAAATGACCTTAAAACCACTCGTTGATGTGTGTTGGCAAGGACGAAGCATTTAGCTTAAAGGCAAGTCAACTTGTTTTTATGGTTAaattttatatattgtttacaatTTGTCTATTTGTCGGCACGAATAAACACACCTTGTGACCCCTTTAATAACACTTACTCCATCCAGCAACGAACTATTTAACGAaaacaaacttcaactatttattCAGATAATGAACTGAACGCTGATGGGGACAAAACTGACCAGTCTGGAGGTCCTGGAGTTGAGGAGATCAAGCGTGGTATGTCATTTTTGACACAACCTAACTTATTGATTTAAGTGAATTACCTCTGGCATGTAACTACataaccaataaataaataaggtaAATCGTACATTTGAGCACAAATGATATTTATTTGATTAAGATAAAATTAATCATCAAGATGAAATATGGTAACCTATGGATAAATTGTATAAACAACTTATGATTATCTAAATGCTTAATCAGATAATGTGTTAACGAAATGGCTAATTATAACTGCATAGTTTAGACTTCAACAAAGGGTGTAACACTCTATATGTGCATGTATCACAGACATAGGTACCTCCACGCCGACTGGGATCTGCACAGAGACTACTGGGGGAGGCGTCACTCCGTTGTGCAAGGAGTGTTACTACTATCGACGGCTGCCCGATGGTTACTTTCCGAAGTATCTTAACGAGCGAAAATGCCAGGCTGAACGGTGCCTGAATGGTGAGATCTCAACGATACACCTTAAATTTTATAGTATTATCAGTATTACCTCAATCGACCAACTTAAAAAGAAAACGTTACATCAAATCTGATGACtttctgtaagtttttttttttgccctgtatatATCTACTTCCTTGCAATGCTGATTATGATAAAGGAGAATATAGTCAATACAGCAAAATTTGAAAGTAAAACTtattccgaaaataatttcatcaggttgtcagaacataggatatttggagtttcttttaacacaaccaggtaatctcacctgatgacgtttcggtgtctatcagacaccttcttcagagcttctgactggagttactgcttctcactgctataagtagccgatgaaggtgcgagaagcagtactccagtcagaagctctgaagaaggtgtctggtggacatcgaaacgttagcaggtgagattacctggttgtgtttaaAGAAACTCTAAAAATCCTAAAACATATTCTCTAAATTGTTCTAGGAAACGGAGTGTGTCTGCAGCAGCATACGAAAGCTAATGTGCAGCAGAACGGCCGAACGTACACCCTGGACCTCGCATCGGGCTGCAAGTGCGGTATCAGGCAGGGCGATGCTATGGACAGCTACATTCCTTAAATTCAGCAACAGCAACGCTCTTTCTGCTCTCATGACGTGTCCTTAAAATGGTCAAAACAAGGATATGAATTCTAGCACTATTCTTTAAGTCGTAATTTAATATAAATAATGTAGACAGCTGATATAACATAGCTTATAAAAAATGTGTCCAGGGCTAAaatgatgtgtttgttttgatatttactAATTACGGTTAATTAATTTGTAAACCAACTAGGAAACAGATATGTTcatattgtgttttgttgttcttaGCTCATTCACCTCAACAAAGAAGCAAAACGAGCATGTGTGAAGAGTTTATTAGGGTTCATTTTTCGGCAAAGTGAACAACGacttaaaacatttttctatGTAACAAGAACGAGGAATTAAAAACTCCGTTGTCTTCTTCTCCTCTCGTGACACACACTTGCGATATAAATCTGCAAGAAGATAAAAGGTCAGTCTTAGATAACGGTGATGACCAAAATGACGATATATAGTCTTCACTTAGGCACTTGAACCAAAATCTTACCGTCAGAAGCCAAAACTtatatatgaatggtttatttcagaagGTAAAATAATGCACAACAGTAGCAGTTGAAAAACTGAATTGTTGCTGTAGCATTTACATTAAAAGTCGTTCACGTCATTACACAATTAAATACGAAATACATGGTACAACACATCGATTATTAAAACCATTAATTCTTTaagacaatatacaaagatCTCAGCTTGTCAATGACATTCTTTTACTTaaatgaaaatggtgacaatgcagtgttaaaaatcaaaatgtctATATTTTGACATCAAGAAGTTTGAAAAAATCCTTAACGGTTATAAGATGTATAATCCTGCTATGCAGCAACTATTGACCTTTTAAATTGAGTTCCTTTGGATAATCTCTTAGCATTTCATCGTtggtgtacattgtatttgcaaaCAACACGGTTGTAACGCGGTGGTGTCATCTTAAGCTGTGCATtgaattgataaataaaagCTGTTTATTGGTGAATGTGCTTGGTCATTGTCTTGGTAGTCTTTTTTGCCGATGTCTGAGACGTTTCTAGTTACTAGAGGTTTTTTGGGTATCATAAATATCCACCATAGATCTATTCCTATCTTTTATTCTTCAAATTCAGACCtgaacacatttttaaaaatggccgTTATGTACGCATCGCATATATGTACAGTGTAACATCACGAACGACGGCGTGAAAACGCAATTTGTCGAACTTGAGTCATTTAGCAAGTGATGAAAATTAAAAGCGTTATTTGATATGTAATATTTGTCCACTGTTCACAGCCAGACAAATATTGTGTGTGTACGTGCAGGAAGACAGGGACATTCTGGGTATGAATATTAATTATCTTGGAGAAAACTGAAGGACAAAAATAGGAATAACACCAGGATATTTATGGTGCTGTTCTAGTGTCCAATAATAACTACATTAACAACTAGAACTAGAAAGCGGCGAAAACATACTTGATTGACATGAATTGATAGGGTATTAAGGCATCTTAAGATAACCCATCACTCAAAAAGAATTACaccagtggggtcgtgtggcgtaacggcagcgtgttcggcccagaacccagcggtcccgggttcgcaTTCCCTTACGCCgccgatgttgtgctcttgagaaaagcactttacacgactttcctcaccccacaaAGGTGAAAAAATggatatattgttctctgtacgtggcactgttgaaataagttatggtGCCACGTCGTCCTCGTCTGTCCAAAATGGAAgttaacaaaaaaaatacacCGGTGATGAAATACACAAACTAGCTCTGATTTCCGTATAAGAAAAGGGACTAGTAGCTACCTTGAAGAGGGTATCTTACTGCACTATGGGCTTTTTGCGCCTACTTTAAGAATACTTAGCGCAGTTTGGCGCAGCCCTGTGAGATACCCGTTCTACTGTCTCTAGGAAGGACGATCAGTATTCATGGTGATGAAAAATGACTCTCCAaccagaggaggggttccggctggtttttgacgtgtttttggtGACTTTGTCGGGCTctctgatttttcatttttttttgtgtgggttggcgacgcacaaaaaaatgacaaagtagaaagcccgacaaaaacgcctaaaacacgtcaaaaaccagccgaaacccctcctctgcttggagagtaatgaaaAATGGCATTGCTTCATTTCTGTCACAACAGGTGCCCGACGATCTCTCTTCTGAGGATTTCGAGGCCAACTGGCGAGACTTGGCGGGCGTCAGTCTACTGGAGAAGGAGGTTTCTCCCGACATGGGTTACGCCTACTCAGCACTGTACAGGCGGGTCACACCCCACGGACCCTACCGCTACGTGGTACGGTCCGAGTTCACGGGGATGCACGACAAACACGAAGCTGGCTTCGGGATCGTCGGCAAACTTCGGGACTACTTCGGGTCCGACGCTCTGGCGAGCAAGAAGATCGAGGCCGACGCCACTCTGTGCAGTGTTGTAATTGACATGCAGAAGTATTAGATATCAGTGGCAATTAATAGATAAAATTGATTAAGCTACCACTCCTTTAGATATCTGCTGCTTTTGATTAGAAAAACAGACGATAAAGCTATATTGTTTCATGCAATCATACAATAAAGAGAAGTAAAAACACATTCAAGCAGTATATTTGCTTTCTTCTGCCTTGTCCCTGCCGCATAGTGTGGATGTACAGTAATAATCTATTACGATCTGATACCGATCTGGCAAAAAGAAAGTTGCCAAAACGTTAGcagctatacatgtattttcgtaCGGACGTTGTTTTCTTATCGATTTTAAAAGGAGGTTTATCTCCTGCAGTACAGactactgtttttggttgtatttgtgtgttcgCCCCTACAACTCAAGATCTTCCAGATTGACTTGTGTGCGATTTAGGCATGTTAGTAGAAATGGCGGATCCAAAGAGTCGTGACaattgtgccccccccccctggatgcattttcaggtactgcagtatTACAGGCTGACACTCCCGTCATGCATGAAAGAAGTGTGGTACAGAGTAATGGTGACTGCTCAGAGACTGCTTAGTTCGGCTAGGTCAGTGACCTCTATTTGGGACACCGGGCCGCGGGACTAGTGAAGCACTTTCAAATGCTAGGGCAATTACATTAAGAAGATCACACAGAAACTCTAAGGTTTCTTTGAGGAATgagatcttcaatttcttgtttaaaaATAAAGTACATATTCAATGGTCGGAAGGGATCAAGTAATGGGTGTTTGCAAAAATAGAAGATCAATGAACTCGTTTTAATTAGTTGACCTTCATTACGACAAAGATGGCCTTGTAATCTTTTTTCTGTCTATATGGACGAAACCGTTTTGGACGGAACGGGTTTCGGATGCCGTGACCCTTTTTTTTCACCCAACAAAATAATTTGACTACTGTCAAAAGATGCTATCATTTTATATTCTTCGACTCAAgtttaacatatttttttatgGTCAACATTATATATCAAAATGGTGTAATGCACAAAGCACGCTGTTGCTTTTACACTCACCCCCCTAGACATCTTAGATGACAGTTACCTTAAAAGCTGCAGTAGCTTACTCTTCCACATTCCAACACGTCGACCAGTCAAGAACTACTGTTGAAACATTTCTCCCAACGAGACATAGTCATGGGGCTTTTGGTGAGTCTTTTATTTCCCTTTTACCTGTAAATTTATAACATTTATGTTCTACAAACAATAAGCACGTTTGCTGACCGTATTTTGAATTACTTTTATCTACAAATTAGCACtaaagatgaagtacaagaacgACATGCACGCGCCATAGGATAGTCTTCGTAGTACGTAGGGCTTGAAAGACAAACATACGTTTTAttctagacattcttttataCCGTTTACTGAGGTGTCGTTGTTTTTGCCATGTCTACCACGGAAGCTCTCAAAAGCTCTCAATAGTAACTGAAATAGAGAAACACCGTTTGCCTGACTGTTTTCGTCTGTAGGTGCTGTGCGTTACCGCCCTCCTGTTCGGGGTCATTCACGGGGAGGGGCTGAATCCCGAAGCCCAGGTGGCTCCAAAAAATCAGCCGATTGCAAAAAGCTTACTGGAATTGCTGAAAAAGGACGCCAGGGAGTTGGCCGAGATCGTCAAATATCACGGTGAGCAcatatttcaaaattgtttcaaaaatattcatCAGCAAAATGATATATTCATCGCAAACAGTGTATGTTTGTTACAAGGACGTTTGAAGGTCAAATTTTGATGCCGACATTTGGGGACAAGGGTTACACCATTTAGTTTACTTTTTTGGCTATTCTATAATATACCAGAAGCACAATATTCATTACAtaatgtagaaaagaaaatatcGATGATTTAAGATTACTATTGACTGTAGTATCTAAGTTAAGGCGAACAAATTTAAGTCCCTGGCTCAGTAGTTAGGCAGATCGCAAATATTCCCCTGAGGCAGGGCAGATGCAGTTTGATATCCTAGCActactgtccaagcagatgacgggttccggcaggtttttacGTGTCTttaggctactctccaagcagatggggaTCCAGTggttacatgtagatacaatGTACTGCAACTCCCAGTCTGTGCTTATTCATTCCAACGAGTAGACAAATTGTCAACAATATATAACATTTAACCATCAAAACCAGGTGACTTGCCTTAAGCTAGCTGTTTCGTCCTTGCCAACACACATCAACGAGTAGTTTTAATGTCATTCAGACAATAGACAATTATCTGACTTGTGGAACAACTAGTGCTAGGATACTCACCAAGCAGAGGACGGGTCCCGGCAcgttttttacttgtttttaagCGTttgtgtcgggctttctactttttcattttttttttgtctttataaAGAGACACACACGagaatgaaaaagaagaaagcccGACACAAACGcttaaaaacaagtaaaaaactTGTcggaacccgtcctctgc encodes the following:
- the LOC136429565 gene encoding prothoracicotropic hormone-like; the encoded protein is MGLLVLCVTALLFGVIHGEGMNPEAQVAPKNQPIAKSLLELLKKDARELAEIVKYHDNELNADGDKTDQSGGPGVEEIKRDIGTSTPTGICTETTGGGVTPLCKECYYYRRLPDGYFPKYLNERKCQAERCLNGNGVCLQQHTKANVQQNGRTYTLDLASGCKCGIRQGDAMDSYIP